AGCAGGGCGGCGGCGGCCGCGTAGACGCCCGCGGCGAGGCCGGTGGGGATGGCGGCGAGGGCGCTGATGCTGGCACCGCCGACCACCGCCGCGCTGACCCAGGGCAGATATTGCGGCACCTCCCGGCGGACCGCGGCCACGGCGGCCAGGCCGAGGCTGGACGCGGCCAGCGCGGCGGTCAGCACCACCTCCGCCGAGTGGTCGAATTCGGCGGCCAGCGCCGCCACCGAGCCGGGGAGGGCCAGCAACGCGGCGCCGATCGCCGCACCGCCGATCTGCGCCAGGTGCGGTGGCATCCCCTCGGTCTCGATGTCGGTCACCTGCGGGCCGGCCAGCACACGGGCCAGCGCGGCCACCACCACGCCGATCAGCGCGATGCTGCCCAGGGCCAACGCTGTGGTCCAGGGTCGGACCAGGCCGGCTCCGGCGGCGTGCAACGCGACCACCCCGGCGACGGTGGCCCGGGACAGGGCCGCGCGGGCCTCCTCGGTGGCAACCGCGGCGATGCCGTACACGGTGGCGACCATCCCGCCGATCAGGACCGGCGACCACCAGGCCAGGTCGAACGCGGCCGGCGCGCCGATCGTGGCGAGCACCGCCGCCACGCCGGACACGTCCCACCGCCAGGGCGGCGGGAGCAGGATGCCTGCCGCGACGGCCAACAGCGCCAGCGCGACCGGCGCCTGCCAGGTGGAGCCGCCGACCGGCGCGGCGGGCCAACCGATCAGGTCGCCCTTCCAGATCGGACCGGGTGTGGCGAGCACACCGACGCCACCGCGCACCGCGGACCAGCCGGCGAGTACGCCGATGAGGGCACCGCCGACGGCGAGGCCGAGGATCGGCCCGCGTCGCCACTCCTCCGGCATGGTGCGTGCTGCCACGGCGACCACCAGGACCAGTGCGGCGGCCACCGCCAACTGCCCGCCCGGGGCGAGCACCGCACCGATCCGCACCAGGGTGGCGATCAGGGCGGTGGTGACCGCGGCGGCGGCCAGGTCCGAGCCGTCCAGGGTGAGGTCGGCGCGTCGGCCGGCGTCGATCGACGGGGCCAGGAAGAGCAACACCGCCGCGACCAGCAGCAGCGCGCCGACCCAGGCGTCGGCGACGGTCGCTCCGGGTGCGCCGAACGCGGCGGCGGTGACCACCAGCGCGCCCAACCCGGTGCCGACCGACAGCGGCGCGGGGATGCGGCGCTGGGAGACCTGCACGACGGCGGCGTAGCCGAGGGTCACGCAGACCGCCAGGAAGCTGGCGGCCAGGACCGGGACGGTGACCTCCCGGAGGCTGGCCGGGGTGGGGGTCGGGTCGGTCGGCATGGTGGCGGCCACGAACGCGGCCACGGCCCCGGGTAGCGCGAACGCGGCGCCTCCGGCCGCCCAGGCGGTGACGGTGTCGGAGGCGGCCGAGGCGATCCGGACCCGGGGTGCCAGGGCGACTAGCGTGCCGGCCGCGAACAGGGTGAGCAGGACCGCGGCGGTGAGGGTGGGGCTGGCGAGGCTGGCGCCGGCGCCGAACAGGCCCACCACGGCCGCACCGACGGCGTGTGCCACCGCGGCTCGGTCGGTGCGGGCGGAGAGCCCGATGACGCCGATGCCGATCGAGGTGGCCACCATCGGCCAGGGTGCCGCCGCCCAGCCGAGACCTAACGAGGCGGGAACGGCGAGTGCGGTCAGCGCCGCGCCGGCGACCGCGAACTCGCGGCGGATCTCCGGGGGCAGCGCCAGCACCGCCGCGATGGTGAGCAGGAATGCGGCGCCCGCGAGCTGCCACGTGTTCGGCCCGACCGCGGCGGCCAGCTCGGCCGGGTACCGGCTGAGGTCGGCACCCCAGGCGGGCAGCGAAGCCCGGACCGGCGCCACCCCGGCGCGTAGCGCGCCTCCGGCGACCACCACACCGCTGACGGTCAGCGCCACCGCCGAGGCGATCTGTGGGCCACGCCGGGCGGTCTCGGGGACGGCGCGCACCGCCAGCCCGGTCACCGTGATGACCAGCGCGATCAGCAGCAACGCCCGGTCGGGCAGCGCCACCGAGGCGATTCGGCTGAGTGCGCCGATCACGGCCAGGGTGACGATGCCGGCCGCGACGTCGGGCAGCGGTGGTCGACGCAGCACCAGCGCGCCGGCCAGCCCGACCGCGGCGGCCAGCAGCAGCACCATCCCGGCGCCGGTCGCGGTCGGCACGGTCTGCGCCCGCAGCAGGGCGGTGACCGCGTACGCCAGGGCGACGGCGACCGCCACCGCGTGCAGCAACCAGGTCAGCTCGCGTAGCCCGGGCACCGGGCGCAGCGGCAGGGTGTCGGCGGAACCCGCGCTGGCGTCGATCAGCTCGCCGGCCTCCTCCGGGTCGCCCTCCGGTCGGCTCTCAGCGCTGCGCTGGCGGGGCGCCGACGGGGTGCCCGGCACCGGCAGGTCCTGCCGGACGGGGCGTTCCAGGGCCACGCCGGAACGGGCCAGCCAGAGGTCGACGAGGGCGACCAGAGTCAGCACCAGCGCCCAGCCGCCCGGCCCGGTGATCCGGTCGTACGCCAGCAGCGGCAGCACCGGCTGCGCGGCGAGGACGGTGGCGAAACGGGGTGCCCGCAGGCCCGTCAAACGGGCGTAGCCGAATGCGACGGCTGCCGTGACCGCGAAGATCACCCCGCTGAAGACCGTGGCGGAGCCGCCGCCGGTGCCGATCCGGTCCACCGCCCAGAGGGCGTTGCCGGCAAGCGGCACCAGCAGCAGGCCGACCGCGGCGATGGTCTCGGCGGTCGAGGTGAGCCCGCGCCGGGCCAGTGCCGGCGGGGCGAGCAACATCAGCACGGTGGCCAGGAGCAGGATGCCGAGCCGCGCCACCGCGTCCATCGAGCTGGTCGCCACCGCGGCGAAGACCACCGCGGCCACCCCGAGCAGCAGCGCGCCCAGCCCGAGGGGGATGTTCTGCACCTCGCGCGACGACGCCTCCGGCGGGTGCTCCGGGTCGTCCGCGTCCAGCCACCTCGCCCGGGGCGGGGGCGGCGGCGGGTCCTCCGGGGTGGGCGGGGTGTTCTGCCGGGGCACCCGGGGTGGCGCTCCGTTGGTGGCGGTCGGTGGCCGCCGGCCGGCACGGCGGCGCAGCACCCGACGTGGCCGGGTGGCCTGTTTGAGTCGCTCCTCGCCGGCGTGGGCGAGGATGTCGCGCTGGAAGAGCGCGGCCTGCATCTTGGCGGCGATCTGCCGTTGCTCGCGGGCGATGGCGGCGTCGCGGGCCTTCATCTCCGCGATCGAACGCTCGATGTCCGCCAGGTGCTCGACCCACTGCGGCTGATCAGCCCCACAGTGCGGGCATCGGACGGCCGGCTTGATCTCCCGGCCGCACGAGGAGCATTGAAAGGTCGCCACGACACACCCCTCCACCCGCACTGTGGACTTCCACTGTCGCAGCATGCCCAAAGCTGGCGCGGATTTCGACTCTTGTCGGCGGGTCCGGGGCAAACAACGACACCGGCCGGCCACCGAATGCTCGGTGGCCGGCCGGTTGAGGGCGTGCGGTCAGGGGCGACCCATGCCCCGGTACTCCCAGCCGGCCTGGGTCCACAGTGCCGAATCGAGACAGTTCCGGCCGTCGACCACCTTGCGGCCGTTGACCAGCTCGCCAAGGGCGACCGGGTCGGCGTTGCGGAAGTCGGCCCACTCGGTGAGGACGCAGACCAGGTCGGCGCCGGCGACCGCCTCGTTGATGCCGGCCTCGTAAGTCAGCTCGGGGACCGCACGGCGGGCGTTCTCGGTGCCCTGCGGGTCGTACACGTGCACTTCCGCGCCGGCCTTGTGCAGCAGCGCGGCGACGGCGAGCGCCGGGGCGTCCCGGACGTCGTCGGTGTTGGGCTTGAACGTGGCACCGAGCACGGCGATCCGGGTGCCGGAGAAGTCCGGGCCGGCAGGCCCGGAGCGGCGGCCGAGCAGATCGGCGGCGAGGTTGAGCACGCGGGTACGGCGGCGGAGGTTGATCAGGTCGACCTCGTGCAGGAAACGCAGCGCCTCGCCGGCGCCCAACTCCTGGGCCCGGGCCTGGAAGGCGCGGATGTCCTTGGGCAGGCAGGCGCCGCCGAAGCCGAGGCCGGCCTGGAGGAACCGGTTGCCGATCCGCGGGTCGTACCCGATCGCGCGGGCCAGTTGGGTGACGTCGCCACCGGACGCCTCGCAGACCTCGGCCATCGCGTTGATGAAGGAGATCTTGGTGGCCAGGAAGGCGTTCGCGGCGACCTTGACCAGCTCGGCGGTGGCGAAGTCGGTGACCACCAGGGGCACCTCGCGGTCCTCCGTGGCGGCCAGGTCGAACACGCCCTTGTGCGCGGCGTAGAGCATGCCGTTGGCCCACTCGCTCTTCACGCCGACGACGATGCGGTTGGGGCGCAGGACGTCGTCGACGGCGAAGCCCTCCTGGAGGAACTCGGGGCTCCACGCCACCTCGACGTCAAGGTCGCCGGGGGTGTGCTTGCCGACGAGCTGCTCCACCCAGTCCGCGGTGCCGACCGGCACTGTGGACTTGCCGACGATCAGTGCCTTGCGGGTCAGGTGCTGCGCGAGGCTGGTGACCGACGCCTCGACGTACGACAGGTCGGCGCCCATCCCGTCGGCCCGCTGGGGGGTGCCCACGCAGATGAAGTGCACGTCACCGAACTCGGCGGTCTCGGCGATGTCGGTGCTGAACCGGAGGCGTCCGGCGGCGAGGTTGCGCCGCAGCAGCTCGTCCAGGCCGGGTTCGTGGATGGGCACCTGACCGGCGTTCAACATCGCGATCTTGTCCGCGTCGACGTCGAAACCGAGCACGTCGTAGCCCAGCTCGGCGTAGCAGATGGCGTACGTCGCACCGAGGTAGCCAGTCCCCAGGAACGTCACCCGCGGCCGAGGAGCGCCCGAGGGCGGTGTCACCGCGGCGATGGCGGGGGCCGGCTGGATGGTGGGATAGGGGATCGTCACGCCTGTTTCTCCGCTCGCACTGGCGGCGCGTCGTCGCGTCGCATTCTGCCGGGGCGCCTAAGCGGGGCACCGAAGGGGTGGCTCACTGTCTGTCCTCCATCATCGCCCAGCGGCGTGGGTGCACCCGCATGGCCCATGCCTACGCGCCGGTAACATCACCTGAACTGCAGTCGCTAGTCTTCAGTCTGCGCGGTCGGCGGTCAGGAGTCGTCACAGACTGCGCATGATAGCGGTGAAGGGGAGGGGCCGACATGGCCGCAGGCGAGTCGTTCGACGTCTACCGGTTGCCCGAGGAGCACGTGGCGATCCGGGACGCGGTCCGGGAGGTCTGCACGGCGAAGGTGGCGCCGCACGCCGCCGAGGCCGACGAGACCGGAGAGTTCCCCAAGGCGTCCTACGACGCGCTGAGGGGGGCCGACTTCCACGCACCGCACATTCCCGAGGAGTACGGCGGCGCGGGCGCCGACGCGCTGGCCACCGCCATCGTGATCGAGGAGGTCGCCCGGGCGTGCGCGTCCTCCTCGCTGATCCCGGCGGTGAACAAACTTGGCACGATGCCGCTGTTGTTGTCCGGTTCCGAGGAGCTCAAGCGCCGCTACCTGACGCCGGTGGCGGCGGGTGAGGCCATGTTCTCGTACTGCCTCTCCGAGCCGGAGGCGGGCAGCGACGCGGTGTCGATGACCACCCGGGCGGTGCGTGACGGGGATCACTGGGTGCTCAACGGGGTGAAGCGCTGGATCACGAACGCCGGCGTGTCGGAGTTCTACACCGTCTTCGCCGTCACCGACCCGTCCGCGCGGTCCCGGGGCATCTCGGCCTTCGTGGTCGAGAAGTCCGATGCCGGGGTGAGCTTCGGCGCGCCGGAGAAGAAGCTCGGCATCAAGGGCTCGCCGACCCGCGAGGTCTACCTCGACAACGTGCGGATCCCCGCCGACCGGATGATCGGCGCGGAGGGCACCGGCTTCGCGACCGCGATGAAGACCCTGGACCACACCCGGGTCACCATCGCCGCGCAGGCCGTCGGGATCGCGCAGGGCGCGCTCGACTACGCCAAGGGGTACGTGGCCGAGCGCCGGCAGTTCGGCAAGGCCGTCGCCGAGTTCCAGGGCATCCAGTTCATGCTCGCCGACATGGGCATGAAGCTGGAGGCTGCCCGGCAGCTCACGTACGCGGCGGCCGGCAAGTCGGAGCGTGGCGACGCGGATCTGACCTACTTTGGCGCGGCAGCCAAGTGCTTCGCCTCGGACGCCGCCATGGAGATCACC
This portion of the Micromonospora zamorensis genome encodes:
- a CDS encoding SCO7613 C-terminal domain-containing membrane protein, whose product is MATFQCSSCGREIKPAVRCPHCGADQPQWVEHLADIERSIAEMKARDAAIAREQRQIAAKMQAALFQRDILAHAGEERLKQATRPRRVLRRRAGRRPPTATNGAPPRVPRQNTPPTPEDPPPPPPRARWLDADDPEHPPEASSREVQNIPLGLGALLLGVAAVVFAAVATSSMDAVARLGILLLATVLMLLAPPALARRGLTSTAETIAAVGLLLVPLAGNALWAVDRIGTGGGSATVFSGVIFAVTAAVAFGYARLTGLRAPRFATVLAAQPVLPLLAYDRITGPGGWALVLTLVALVDLWLARSGVALERPVRQDLPVPGTPSAPRQRSAESRPEGDPEEAGELIDASAGSADTLPLRPVPGLRELTWLLHAVAVAVALAYAVTALLRAQTVPTATGAGMVLLLAAAVGLAGALVLRRPPLPDVAAGIVTLAVIGALSRIASVALPDRALLLIALVITVTGLAVRAVPETARRGPQIASAVALTVSGVVVAGGALRAGVAPVRASLPAWGADLSRYPAELAAAVGPNTWQLAGAAFLLTIAAVLALPPEIRREFAVAGAALTALAVPASLGLGWAAAPWPMVATSIGIGVIGLSARTDRAAVAHAVGAAVVGLFGAGASLASPTLTAAVLLTLFAAGTLVALAPRVRIASAASDTVTAWAAGGAAFALPGAVAAFVAATMPTDPTPTPASLREVTVPVLAASFLAVCVTLGYAAVVQVSQRRIPAPLSVGTGLGALVVTAAAFGAPGATVADAWVGALLLVAAVLLFLAPSIDAGRRADLTLDGSDLAAAAVTTALIATLVRIGAVLAPGGQLAVAAALVLVVAVAARTMPEEWRRGPILGLAVGGALIGVLAGWSAVRGGVGVLATPGPIWKGDLIGWPAAPVGGSTWQAPVALALLAVAAGILLPPPWRWDVSGVAAVLATIGAPAAFDLAWWSPVLIGGMVATVYGIAAVATEEARAALSRATVAGVVALHAAGAGLVRPWTTALALGSIALIGVVVAALARVLAGPQVTDIETEGMPPHLAQIGGAAIGAALLALPGSVAALAAEFDHSAEVVLTAALAASSLGLAAVAAVRREVPQYLPWVSAAVVGGASISALAAIPTGLAAGVYAAAAALLGVLAELIRAATVPPTGAAQPVRRWAVRLDGALRRLPDDPERRRWRFNPAAGALAAAALPTALALASITPALVTALVEPHRTLTRIWQGPPPELLTPPPDVVNPTHVLTALLLTATAALAATGFSGGRRSRAVPVVLPGAAVTLLIAPTALGWGWPASTVAALSVFTIAMLGLALTPPPPLAERARSLRLARVLVFAIGLAGGSAGLAGSLADRQLTLFTLGSAVGVGAVGAFFGTTQRARILGWLFASLMAQLFVLTAGLVAGLAAVWSAFGVLAVGAVLQVLAATLPRLRRPEAQREASTVEWSGYAAALIALALAFDSPRHIAALLAAWGAVLGVAATRPGRRPVERRILFWAVVVCEITAWWILMRVADVALPEAYTLPFAALALLVGVLELRHRADLSSWVAYGPALVAAFVPTLAIVLATESSTLRQMLLLLGAVAVLIFGSSTQQQAPVIVGASVTAITAIHALFSLGPWLALIPVGILLLVLGASNERRRRAQERLQTALRGMR
- a CDS encoding UDP-glucose dehydrogenase family protein, encoding MTIPYPTIQPAPAIAAVTPPSGAPRPRVTFLGTGYLGATYAICYAELGYDVLGFDVDADKIAMLNAGQVPIHEPGLDELLRRNLAAGRLRFSTDIAETAEFGDVHFICVGTPQRADGMGADLSYVEASVTSLAQHLTRKALIVGKSTVPVGTADWVEQLVGKHTPGDLDVEVAWSPEFLQEGFAVDDVLRPNRIVVGVKSEWANGMLYAAHKGVFDLAATEDREVPLVVTDFATAELVKVAANAFLATKISFINAMAEVCEASGGDVTQLARAIGYDPRIGNRFLQAGLGFGGACLPKDIRAFQARAQELGAGEALRFLHEVDLINLRRRTRVLNLAADLLGRRSGPAGPDFSGTRIAVLGATFKPNTDDVRDAPALAVAALLHKAGAEVHVYDPQGTENARRAVPELTYEAGINEAVAGADLVCVLTEWADFRNADPVALGELVNGRKVVDGRNCLDSALWTQAGWEYRGMGRP
- a CDS encoding acyl-CoA dehydrogenase family protein, yielding MAAGESFDVYRLPEEHVAIRDAVREVCTAKVAPHAAEADETGEFPKASYDALRGADFHAPHIPEEYGGAGADALATAIVIEEVARACASSSLIPAVNKLGTMPLLLSGSEELKRRYLTPVAAGEAMFSYCLSEPEAGSDAVSMTTRAVRDGDHWVLNGVKRWITNAGVSEFYTVFAVTDPSARSRGISAFVVEKSDAGVSFGAPEKKLGIKGSPTREVYLDNVRIPADRMIGAEGTGFATAMKTLDHTRVTIAAQAVGIAQGALDYAKGYVAERRQFGKAVAEFQGIQFMLADMGMKLEAARQLTYAAAGKSERGDADLTYFGAAAKCFASDAAMEITTDAVQLLGGYGYTRDYPVERMMRDAKITQIYEGTNQVQRIVMARQLLNGLV